In Sphingomonas sp. PAMC26645, one DNA window encodes the following:
- a CDS encoding response regulator transcription factor, which produces MTATIALVDDDRNILTSVSIALQTEGFVTRVYSDGETALKALTDNPPDLAVFDIKMPRMDGLELLRRLREKSQIPVIFLTSKDDELDEALGLAMGADDYIAKPFSQRLLIARIRAILRRTELTQSPGTETEAEAAGPLDRGRLSMDPARHRTLWGGEPVTLTVTEFMILETLAQRPGIVKTRNQLMDAAYQDDIYVDDRTIDSHIKRLRRKFRQVDPAFDAIETLYGAGYRFSEE; this is translated from the coding sequence ATGACGGCAACGATCGCGCTGGTCGACGACGACCGCAACATCCTGACCTCCGTGTCGATCGCGCTGCAGACCGAGGGCTTCGTCACGCGCGTCTATTCGGATGGCGAGACGGCGTTGAAGGCGCTGACCGACAACCCTCCGGACCTCGCGGTATTCGACATCAAGATGCCGCGGATGGACGGGCTCGAACTGCTCCGTCGGCTGCGCGAGAAGAGCCAGATCCCGGTGATCTTCCTCACCAGCAAAGACGACGAACTCGACGAGGCGCTCGGCCTCGCGATGGGCGCGGACGACTATATCGCCAAGCCGTTCTCGCAGCGGCTGTTGATCGCCCGCATCCGTGCGATCCTGCGCCGTACCGAACTGACGCAATCGCCGGGCACCGAGACCGAGGCGGAAGCTGCCGGACCACTCGATCGCGGACGGCTCAGCATGGACCCGGCGCGGCATCGCACGCTGTGGGGTGGCGAACCAGTTACGCTTACCGTCACCGAATTCATGATCCTCGAGACGCTCGCGCAGCGTCCCGGGATCGTAAAAACGCGCAACCAGCTAATGGATGCCGCGTATCAGGACGACATCTATGTCGATGACCGGACCATCGACAGCCACATAAAACGACTCCGCCGTAAGTTCAGGCAGGTCGATCCAGCCTTCGACGCTATCGAGACATTATATGGTGCCGGGTATCGATTTTCTGAGGAATGA
- a CDS encoding NfeD family protein, whose protein sequence is MDGIGAAGAWLIAALVLGIAELAVPGVFLVFLAIAAAVTGVAVYVLPDLPVAAQLAAFAVWSAVTVLIGKRWYRDYPVEGGDPMLNDRSARLVGQVVVVETALVGGRGRVLVGDGSWPARGEDAAVGVRVRVAAVVDGEVVVETL, encoded by the coding sequence ATGGATGGGATCGGGGCGGCTGGCGCCTGGCTGATCGCGGCACTGGTTTTGGGAATCGCCGAACTGGCGGTGCCGGGGGTGTTCCTGGTGTTTCTCGCCATCGCCGCGGCGGTGACGGGCGTGGCAGTGTACGTGTTGCCGGACTTGCCGGTGGCTGCGCAACTGGCGGCGTTTGCAGTCTGGAGCGCGGTGACCGTGCTGATCGGCAAGCGCTGGTACCGGGATTATCCGGTCGAGGGCGGCGATCCGATGTTGAACGATCGCTCGGCGCGGCTGGTGGGTCAGGTTGTGGTGGTGGAGACCGCGCTGGTTGGCGGGCGTGGCCGGGTATTGGTGGGCGACGGGAGTTGGCCGGCTCGGGGTGAAGATGCCGCGGTTGGAGTGCGGGTTCGCGTTGCTGCGGTTGTCGATGGCGAGGTGGTGGTGGAGACTCTCTAA
- a CDS encoding stimulus-sensing domain-containing protein, producing the protein MVPGIDFLRNELGVDGRDLTLRWSGQISLTRRILAVNIFALLLLAGGFFYLDSYRSRVVDNRVAQTAREARLIGEAIAAVDPALRDPLVLRLARDTGSRIRLFDAGGRTIADSRALGLRNFVLMDPDKEDWDQTIARFLDASIDVIVMAPRPPLYRERSGTQQWPDVSAVRGRSAVSTTVWRAPDRTPVLTAAAPLRAGGVVMTTVNARDITKTVRIERFRLSMVLLGVSIVSVLLSLFLARTIVRPLRRLARAAVRVRLGRAREVVVPRLPSRRDELGMLARALSDMSLALRARIDATEAFAADVTHEMKNPLASLRSAVEGLSRVKDPALQAQLLAIVRDDVHRLDRLLSDISEASRLDAQLSRAKFEPVDIAAMIDGLVAQRDARGVERGIRLRFDRNPDDRTIILGEGARLERVFENLIDNALSFSPDAGLIAISAICEGEDLVIRVEDEGPGVPEDAREDVFKRFHSVRPDSETFGQHSGLGLAIARTIVDGHQGAIFVESREDRLDGARFVVRLPLAELPE; encoded by the coding sequence ATGGTGCCGGGTATCGATTTTCTGAGGAATGAGCTCGGCGTCGACGGCCGCGATCTTACGCTGCGGTGGTCGGGGCAGATCTCGCTCACGCGGCGGATCCTGGCGGTCAACATCTTCGCGTTGCTGCTGCTTGCGGGCGGGTTCTTCTATCTTGATTCGTATCGCAGCCGGGTGGTCGACAACCGGGTTGCGCAGACGGCGCGCGAAGCGCGGCTGATCGGCGAGGCGATCGCCGCGGTCGATCCGGCGTTGCGCGATCCGCTGGTGCTGAGGCTCGCGCGCGATACGGGGTCGCGGATCCGGTTGTTCGATGCGGGCGGGCGGACGATCGCCGACAGCCGCGCTCTGGGCTTGCGCAACTTTGTGCTGATGGACCCCGACAAGGAAGACTGGGACCAGACGATCGCCCGCTTTCTCGACGCGTCGATCGACGTGATCGTAATGGCGCCCCGCCCGCCGCTCTACCGCGAGCGCAGCGGTACGCAGCAATGGCCCGACGTGAGCGCAGTCCGCGGACGCAGCGCCGTCTCCACGACGGTCTGGCGCGCGCCCGACCGCACGCCCGTGCTGACTGCCGCCGCGCCGCTCCGCGCTGGCGGGGTCGTGATGACGACGGTCAACGCACGCGACATCACGAAGACGGTGCGGATCGAGCGGTTCCGGCTCAGCATGGTGCTGCTCGGCGTGTCGATCGTCTCGGTCCTGCTGTCGCTGTTCCTCGCCCGCACGATCGTCCGCCCGCTTCGTCGTCTCGCCCGGGCGGCGGTGCGAGTCAGGTTAGGTCGTGCACGTGAAGTCGTCGTGCCGCGCCTCCCTTCGCGCCGTGACGAACTCGGCATGCTCGCGCGCGCGCTTTCGGACATGAGTCTCGCACTCCGCGCTCGCATCGACGCGACCGAGGCATTCGCCGCCGACGTTACGCACGAGATGAAGAACCCCCTCGCCTCGCTCCGGTCCGCGGTGGAGGGATTGTCGCGCGTGAAGGACCCGGCGCTTCAGGCGCAGTTGCTCGCGATCGTCCGCGACGACGTTCACCGGCTAGACCGACTGCTCTCCGATATTTCCGAAGCCTCCCGACTCGACGCCCAGCTCAGCCGCGCCAAGTTCGAGCCGGTCGACATCGCCGCGATGATCGACGGCTTGGTCGCGCAACGCGATGCGCGTGGTGTGGAGCGCGGCATCCGCCTCCGGTTCGATCGCAACCCCGACGATCGAACGATCATACTCGGCGAAGGCGCGCGGCTCGAACGCGTGTTCGAGAACCTGATCGACAACGCGCTGTCCTTCTCGCCCGACGCCGGCCTGATCGCGATCTCCGCAATCTGCGAGGGCGAGGACCTCGTCATCCGGGTCGAGGACGAGGGTCCCGGCGTTCCCGAAGACGCGCGCGAAGACGTGTTCAAGCGCTTCCACTCGGTCCGTCCGGACAGCGAGACATTCGGCCAGCATTCCGGGCTGGGCCTCGCGATCGCGCGCACCATCGTCGACGGACACCAGGGCGCGATCTTCGTCGAATCGCGTGAGGACAGGCTCGATGGCGCGCGCTTCGTCGTAAGGCTACCGCTCGCCGAATTGCCGGAGTAA
- a CDS encoding phosphoenolpyruvate carboxykinase yields the protein MSSERIPAVGLSAQGIETRANLHWNMVTAQLVEAALERNEGTLSADGPLVVETGAHTGRSAQDKFIVRDAETETTVWWGKSNKAMEPAHFAALKEDFFAVLAQKDELFVQDLYGGSQPDHRVNVRVVTELAWHNLFIRTMLVRPEQAALKGFVADYTIVDLPSFRADPARHGCRSETVIAVNFTDKLILIGGTKYAGEMKKSVFGLLNYLLPPTGVMPMHCSANMGANGDTAVFFGLSGTGKTTLSADASRTLIGDDEHGWSDTAVFNFEGGCYAKMIRLSADAEPEIFATTKRFGTVLENVVMDPATRLLDLDDHTLAENSRGAYPIDFIPNASAENMGPVPRNIVMLTADAYGVLPPIAKLTPDQAMYHFLSGYTARVAGTEIGVTEPDATFSTCFGAPFMPRHPSVYGNLLKERIAKGGVDCWLVNTGWTGGKYGVGNRMPIKATRALLNAALDGSLNDAEFRTDPNFGFQVPVSVPGVDSAILDPRTTWADKDAYDSTAAKLVDLFVENFAQFAEHVDEGVRQAAPKVKESA from the coding sequence GTGTCGAGCGAGCGTATTCCGGCCGTCGGCCTATCCGCGCAGGGGATCGAAACCCGTGCCAATCTACACTGGAACATGGTCACCGCGCAGCTCGTCGAGGCGGCGTTGGAGCGGAACGAGGGGACGCTGTCCGCGGACGGCCCGCTGGTCGTCGAGACGGGCGCGCATACCGGTCGTTCGGCGCAGGACAAGTTCATCGTCCGCGATGCCGAAACCGAGACGACCGTGTGGTGGGGCAAGAGCAACAAGGCGATGGAGCCCGCACATTTCGCCGCGCTGAAGGAGGATTTCTTCGCGGTGCTGGCGCAGAAGGACGAGCTGTTCGTGCAGGACCTGTACGGCGGATCGCAGCCCGATCACCGCGTCAACGTCCGTGTCGTCACCGAACTGGCGTGGCACAACCTCTTCATCCGGACGATGTTGGTGCGGCCCGAGCAGGCGGCGCTGAAGGGCTTCGTGGCGGACTACACGATCGTCGACCTGCCGAGCTTCCGCGCCGATCCCGCTCGTCACGGCTGCCGCAGCGAGACGGTGATCGCGGTGAACTTCACGGACAAGCTGATCCTGATCGGCGGCACGAAGTATGCCGGCGAGATGAAGAAGTCGGTGTTCGGCTTGCTCAATTACCTCCTTCCGCCGACCGGGGTGATGCCGATGCATTGCTCGGCGAACATGGGCGCGAACGGCGACACCGCGGTGTTCTTCGGCCTGTCGGGCACCGGCAAGACGACGCTGTCGGCCGATGCCAGCCGGACGCTGATCGGCGACGACGAGCATGGCTGGTCGGATACCGCGGTCTTTAATTTCGAGGGCGGGTGCTACGCCAAGATGATCCGCCTCTCGGCCGACGCAGAGCCGGAGATCTTCGCGACCACCAAGCGCTTCGGCACGGTGCTGGAGAACGTCGTGATGGACCCGGCGACGCGGCTGCTCGATCTCGACGATCACACGCTCGCCGAGAATAGCCGCGGCGCGTACCCGATCGACTTCATCCCGAATGCGTCCGCCGAGAACATGGGGCCGGTGCCGCGCAACATCGTGATGCTGACCGCGGACGCGTACGGCGTGCTGCCGCCGATCGCGAAGCTCACGCCCGACCAGGCGATGTATCACTTCCTCTCCGGCTATACCGCGCGTGTCGCTGGGACCGAGATCGGCGTGACCGAGCCCGACGCGACGTTTTCGACGTGCTTCGGCGCACCGTTCATGCCGCGGCATCCATCGGTCTACGGCAACCTGCTGAAGGAGCGGATCGCGAAGGGCGGCGTCGACTGCTGGCTGGTCAACACCGGCTGGACCGGTGGCAAATATGGCGTCGGCAACCGCATGCCGATCAAGGCGACGCGGGCGTTGCTGAACGCCGCGCTGGACGGGAGCTTGAATGATGCGGAGTTCCGTACGGACCCGAACTTCGGGTTCCAGGTGCCAGTGAGCGTGCCAGGCGTCGACAGCGCGATCCTCGATCCCCGCACGACCTGGGCGGATAAGGACGCCTACGACTCCACCGCGGCGAAACTGGTCGACCTGTTCGTCGAGAACTTCGCGCAGTTCGCGGAGCATGTCGACGAGGGTGTCCGGCAAGCGGCGCCAAAGGTGAAAGAGTCGGCCTAA
- the rapZ gene encoding RNase adapter RapZ has product MTRPKDILLVTGMSGAGKSTVLKTLEDLGWEVVDNLPLLLLDRLLDAPLPEGSTNDSQPLAIGIGARTRDFDPERIVGRIRDLRDRHGLEIGMLFLDCSGAELERRYSETRRRHPLALDRPANDGISRERELLAPLRDWANRLIDTTDMAANELAQQIRASFAGGELGAPTLSIRSFGFARGLPRNADLVFDMRFLRNPHWDPELRPGTGLDADVSAYIMDDPAYEAAVSRIEELLMLLLPRYRAEGKSYVTVAFGCTGGRHRSVHVADRVARRLRDAGFSPSIAHRDLGAAPQDALEGSPVVL; this is encoded by the coding sequence ATGACGCGTCCCAAGGACATCCTGCTCGTCACCGGCATGTCCGGGGCGGGCAAGTCGACCGTCCTCAAGACGCTGGAGGATCTCGGCTGGGAAGTGGTCGACAACCTCCCGCTGTTGCTGCTCGATCGCCTGCTCGACGCACCGCTCCCCGAAGGATCGACCAACGACTCGCAGCCGCTCGCGATCGGCATCGGCGCCCGCACGCGCGACTTCGACCCCGAACGGATCGTCGGCCGCATCCGTGATCTCCGGGACCGTCATGGGCTCGAGATCGGAATGCTGTTCCTCGACTGCTCGGGCGCCGAACTCGAACGCCGCTACTCCGAGACCCGCCGCCGTCATCCACTCGCACTAGACCGTCCCGCAAACGACGGGATCAGCCGCGAGCGCGAGCTGCTCGCGCCACTTCGCGACTGGGCGAACCGCCTGATCGATACGACCGACATGGCCGCCAACGAACTCGCGCAACAGATCCGCGCGAGCTTTGCCGGCGGGGAACTCGGCGCGCCGACGCTGTCGATTCGCTCGTTCGGTTTCGCCCGCGGCCTGCCCCGCAACGCCGACCTCGTGTTCGACATGCGCTTTCTGCGCAATCCGCACTGGGACCCGGAGTTGCGCCCCGGCACCGGGCTCGACGCCGACGTCTCTGCCTACATCATGGACGACCCCGCCTACGAGGCGGCCGTAAGTCGGATCGAGGAGCTGCTAATGCTGTTGCTTCCGCGCTACAGGGCGGAGGGCAAGTCCTATGTCACGGTCGCGTTCGGGTGTACCGGAGGGAGACACCGGTCGGTCCACGTCGCCGACCGCGTGGCGCGACGGTTGCGCGACGCGGGATTTTCCCCCAGTATCGCACACCGCGACCTGGGGGCCGCTCCACAAGATGCGCTCGAAGGATCACCGGTCGTCTTATGA
- a CDS encoding PTS sugar transporter subunit IIA, whose product MIGLVLVTHGRLAEEFVRAMIHVVGPQERVAPIAIGPDDDMEERRADIAAAIQAVDVGRGVIVLTDLFGGTPSNLAISLMERGRIEVIAGMNLPMLIRLGSARKSMTVVAAVAAAREAGRKYISVASEVLGEAAA is encoded by the coding sequence ATGATCGGCCTTGTTCTGGTAACGCACGGTCGATTGGCCGAGGAATTCGTTCGCGCGATGATCCACGTCGTCGGCCCGCAGGAACGCGTCGCGCCGATTGCGATCGGTCCCGACGACGACATGGAGGAGCGCCGCGCGGATATCGCCGCCGCCATCCAGGCGGTCGATGTCGGGCGCGGCGTGATCGTGCTGACCGATCTGTTCGGCGGCACGCCCTCCAATCTCGCCATCTCGCTGATGGAGCGCGGCCGGATCGAAGTGATTGCGGGCATGAACCTGCCGATGCTGATCCGGCTCGGGTCGGCGCGGAAATCGATGACCGTCGTCGCGGCGGTCGCGGCGGCGCGTGAGGCTGGGCGCAAATACATTTCGGTAGCCTCCGAGGTTCTCGGCGAGGCTGCGGCGTGA
- a CDS encoding SPFH domain-containing protein — protein MGLIVAALLLALVLLYLFTSIKIVHQGYQYTIEHFGRFTTVARPGFNFYPAFFYRVGRKVNMMEQVIDIPGQEIITKDNAMISTDGVVFFQVLDSAKAAYEVSDLYQALLQLTTTNLRTVMGSMDLDETLSKRDEINARLLNVVDHATTPWGVKITRVEIKDIRPPADIVNAMGRQMKAEREKRANILDAEGSRASEILRAEGQKQARILESEGRKESAFRDAEARERAAVAEASATRAVSQAIEEGGAQAINYFIAQKYVEAIGKFATSPNAKTILFPVEATQLMGTLGGIGELAKDALRDATASPPVKPEPRKGPFELPKS, from the coding sequence CACCAGGGCTATCAATACACGATCGAGCATTTCGGCCGCTTCACCACGGTCGCGCGGCCCGGCTTCAATTTCTACCCGGCGTTCTTCTACCGCGTCGGGCGGAAGGTGAACATGATGGAGCAGGTGATCGACATCCCCGGCCAGGAGATCATCACCAAGGACAATGCGATGATCTCGACCGACGGGGTCGTGTTCTTCCAGGTGCTCGACTCGGCGAAGGCGGCGTACGAGGTGTCGGACCTGTACCAGGCGCTGTTGCAGCTCACGACGACCAACCTGCGCACGGTGATGGGGTCGATGGACCTCGACGAAACGCTGTCGAAACGCGACGAGATCAATGCGCGGCTGCTCAACGTGGTCGATCACGCGACGACGCCTTGGGGCGTGAAGATCACGCGCGTCGAGATCAAGGACATTCGTCCGCCGGCCGACATCGTCAACGCGATGGGGCGGCAGATGAAGGCGGAGCGCGAGAAGCGGGCCAACATTCTGGATGCGGAGGGTTCTCGGGCTTCCGAGATTCTCCGCGCCGAGGGGCAGAAGCAGGCGCGTATTCTCGAGTCCGAGGGGCGCAAGGAGTCGGCTTTCCGCGATGCCGAGGCGCGCGAGCGGGCCGCGGTGGCGGAGGCTTCGGCGACGCGTGCGGTGTCGCAGGCGATCGAGGAGGGTGGCGCGCAGGCGATCAATTACTTCATCGCGCAGAAATATGTCGAGGCGATCGGCAAGTTCGCCACCTCGCCCAATGCGAAGACGATCCTGTTTCCGGTCGAGGCTACGCAGTTGATGGGGACGCTTGGGGGGATTGGCGAGCTGGCTAAGGACGCGTTGCGCGACGCGACCGCGTCGCCGCCGGTCAAGCCTGAGCCGCGGAAGGGTCCGTTCGAGTTGCCGAAAAGCTGA
- a CDS encoding aldolase, producing the protein MVVPSSDRLHATTVAIDGMAVLIEGASGSGKSDLALRLIDRGAILVSDDQTLVVRAGATLLARAPTTIAGRIEVRGIGIVAMPYVEDVPVGLLVRVDGAVERMPERRVCNIAGIDVRQFAVDPFEASAPIKVELALRNPEPIE; encoded by the coding sequence GTGGTCGTCCCCTCCTCCGACAGGCTCCACGCCACCACGGTCGCCATCGACGGCATGGCCGTGTTGATCGAGGGCGCATCGGGATCGGGCAAGTCCGACCTCGCGTTGCGCCTAATCGATCGTGGCGCAATCCTCGTCAGCGACGACCAGACGCTCGTGGTGCGCGCGGGCGCAACCTTGCTCGCGCGTGCACCGACGACGATCGCCGGACGGATCGAAGTCCGCGGGATCGGCATCGTCGCCATGCCGTACGTCGAGGACGTTCCCGTCGGGCTCCTCGTCCGCGTCGATGGCGCGGTCGAACGGATGCCCGAACGCCGCGTATGTAACATTGCCGGGATCGACGTCCGCCAGTTCGCGGTCGATCCCTTCGAAGCCTCCGCCCCAATCAAGGTCGAACTCGCATTGCGCAATCCGGAGCCCATAGAATGA
- a CDS encoding RNA methyltransferase, translated as MPREITAFSNPLIKYVRDLRDKRHRRAAKQFLAEGLRILTEARETGRLPRTLFYAAASANHPLVHALSMDVEDAGGDSIQTTPDILSKLSGKDNPQAVVGVFDEFDATLEDLDRTTSGIWLVAERLRDPGNLGTILRTGDAVGAGGLILIGESVDPFSVEAVRASMGALFTIPVVKTEWEPFHAWLRTGPGQLVGLSLDTDTDYRAATYTGPTFLLTGNEAQGMPPEMAEACDVLVKIPMLGKADSLNAAVATAVMAYEVLARQEKSPPLA; from the coding sequence ATGCCCCGCGAGATAACCGCCTTTTCGAACCCACTGATCAAGTACGTCCGCGACCTGCGCGACAAACGGCATCGGCGTGCGGCCAAGCAGTTCCTCGCCGAGGGTCTGCGGATCCTCACCGAAGCGCGCGAGACTGGTCGCCTGCCCCGTACGCTGTTCTATGCTGCGGCGAGTGCGAACCATCCGCTCGTCCACGCGCTGTCGATGGACGTCGAGGATGCCGGCGGTGATTCGATCCAGACCACGCCGGACATTCTCTCGAAGCTGTCGGGCAAGGACAACCCGCAGGCTGTCGTTGGCGTATTCGACGAGTTCGACGCGACGCTCGAAGACCTCGATCGCACGACGTCGGGCATCTGGCTGGTCGCCGAACGGTTGCGCGATCCGGGCAATCTCGGCACGATCCTGCGCACCGGCGATGCGGTCGGCGCGGGCGGTCTGATCCTGATCGGCGAGTCGGTCGATCCCTTCTCGGTCGAGGCGGTCCGCGCGAGCATGGGCGCCCTGTTCACAATTCCCGTGGTGAAGACCGAATGGGAGCCGTTCCACGCCTGGCTTCGGACCGGCCCCGGCCAGCTCGTTGGTCTCAGCCTCGACACCGACACCGATTACCGGGCGGCCACTTATACCGGCCCGACCTTCCTACTGACGGGTAACGAAGCGCAGGGCATGCCGCCCGAGATGGCCGAGGCGTGCGACGTGCTCGTCAAGATCCCGATGCTCGGCAAGGCGGACAGCCTCAACGCTGCGGTCGCGACCGCGGTGATGGCCTATGAAGTGCTGGCCCGGCAGGAAAAATCCCCTCCCCTGGCCTGA
- a CDS encoding L,D-transpeptidase family protein translates to MKTGVIRSVLAATPLLMATPSFAQVTPPPVVPTTPAAMPTPTLAPPVITVPPLSDTQAALLDRLLNGDIVAQGLKSAATASTTAPSKDELVRAALDHARAVHAGRLSEADFQRDWGLRPPAYDPTPAFADAVRLDRIAAWFASLPPPYAGYDGLRKGLQNYRSIASAGGWAPLASGPDFTIGATGPRVIALRKRLAAEDKDVATSGDRFDAPLVEAVRRAQRRYGLNPSGIVSTQTLAALNVTAGDRVRQIMANMERWRWLPQDLPRDRIQVNIAAAVLTVFDGDTPVQSMRAVTGRPGDETPMLSSTIHSIVINPPWNVPTSIATKELWPKEKANPGYFKRNGIKVIDGTRLQQQAGDQSALGRFKFDFANDYSVYLHDTPSRAKFASFSRLASHGCVRLEKPAELADLLLKGDPSWTPEMVDAAVAKGDTVRARLVKPVSVYLLYWTAFASGNGQMNFRADPYNWDGTLASKIEARTARQTIAAR, encoded by the coding sequence ATGAAGACTGGCGTGATCCGGTCGGTGCTCGCGGCAACACCGCTGTTGATGGCAACCCCGTCGTTCGCGCAGGTTACGCCGCCGCCGGTCGTCCCGACCACGCCCGCTGCGATGCCAACGCCGACGCTCGCGCCGCCGGTGATCACCGTGCCGCCGCTGAGCGATACGCAGGCCGCGCTGCTCGACAGGCTGCTCAACGGCGACATCGTCGCGCAGGGCCTGAAGTCGGCCGCAACCGCGTCGACCACCGCGCCGAGCAAGGACGAACTCGTCCGCGCGGCACTCGACCATGCCCGCGCGGTGCATGCCGGGCGGCTGAGCGAAGCCGACTTTCAGCGGGATTGGGGCCTGCGTCCGCCGGCGTACGATCCGACGCCTGCCTTTGCCGATGCCGTGCGGCTCGACCGGATCGCGGCATGGTTCGCGTCGTTACCGCCGCCCTATGCGGGGTATGACGGCCTGCGGAAGGGCCTCCAGAATTATCGGTCGATCGCGTCGGCCGGCGGCTGGGCACCGCTTGCCTCCGGTCCCGACTTCACGATCGGCGCGACCGGTCCTCGCGTGATCGCGCTGCGTAAGCGTCTCGCGGCGGAGGACAAGGACGTTGCGACGAGCGGCGACCGGTTCGACGCGCCGCTGGTGGAAGCGGTACGCCGCGCGCAGCGTCGCTATGGCCTCAACCCCAGCGGGATCGTGTCGACGCAAACGCTCGCCGCGCTCAATGTCACCGCAGGCGACCGCGTACGCCAGATCATGGCGAACATGGAACGCTGGCGCTGGCTGCCGCAGGACCTGCCGCGCGATCGTATCCAGGTGAATATCGCTGCGGCCGTGCTGACGGTGTTCGACGGCGATACGCCGGTGCAGTCGATGCGCGCGGTGACGGGGCGCCCCGGCGACGAGACGCCGATGCTGTCCTCGACGATCCACAGCATCGTCATCAATCCGCCGTGGAACGTGCCGACGTCGATCGCGACCAAGGAACTGTGGCCGAAGGAAAAGGCCAACCCGGGCTATTTCAAGCGCAACGGCATCAAGGTGATCGACGGCACGCGGCTTCAGCAGCAGGCCGGCGACCAGAGCGCGCTGGGCCGGTTCAAGTTCGATTTCGCTAACGACTATTCGGTCTATCTCCACGATACACCGAGCCGTGCGAAGTTCGCGAGCTTCAGCCGGCTTGCGAGCCATGGCTGCGTTCGCCTTGAAAAGCCTGCGGAACTCGCCGACCTGCTGCTCAAGGGCGATCCGTCCTGGACGCCCGAGATGGTCGACGCCGCGGTCGCCAAGGGTGACACGGTCCGTGCCCGTTTGGTAAAGCCGGTGTCGGTGTACCTGCTGTATTGGACCGCGTTTGCCAGCGGCAACGGCCAGATGAACTTCCGCGCCGATCCCTATAACTGGGACGGCACCCTCGCTTCCAAGATCGAGGCGCGCACCGCTCGCCAGACGATCGCCGCTCGTTGA
- a CDS encoding HPr family phosphocarrier protein, whose protein sequence is MSEVSRTVQITNRRGLHARASAKFVTLASSHPVEVSVTKDGSDHVTGTSIMGLMMLGAAMGDAITISATGDGAEHTVAALAELVEAKFGED, encoded by the coding sequence GTGAGCGAGGTCTCTCGTACCGTCCAGATCACCAACCGCCGTGGGCTCCACGCGCGCGCGAGTGCGAAGTTCGTGACGCTCGCGTCGTCGCATCCGGTCGAGGTCAGCGTGACCAAGGACGGGTCGGATCACGTCACCGGCACGTCGATTATGGGGCTGATGATGCTCGGCGCGGCGATGGGCGACGCGATCACGATCAGCGCGACCGGCGACGGCGCGGAACATACGGTCGCCGCGCTCGCCGAACTGGTCGAGGCGAAGTTCGGCGAGGATTGA